From the Danaus plexippus chromosome 5, MEX_DaPlex, whole genome shotgun sequence genome, one window contains:
- the LOC116768962 gene encoding prefoldin subunit 5 translates to MATISSAPMPGMQQIDLSKLNIHQLAKLKQQLDQELNVFQDSLQTLKIAQQKFVESGESVEKITAAKGKTILVPLTGSMYVPGTIVDTDNVIIDIGTGYYAQKDIEGAKDYFKRKVQFVTEQMEKIQSMGVGKSKAREAICMMMEMKVQAQSQEKKASTS, encoded by the exons atggctACAATATCTTCGGCTCCAATGCCTGGTATGCAGCAAATCGATCTATCGAAGCTAAATATCCACCAGTTGGCTAAATTGAAACAGCAATTAGATcaa GAGCTTAATGTTTTTCAAGATTCTTTACAAACTCTTAAAATAGCACAACAAAAATTCGTTGAATCTGGGGAGAGTGTAGAAAAAATTACTGCTGCGAAAGGCAAGACAATTCTGGTTCCTCTCACAGGCTCAATGTATGTACCGGGTACTATAGTGGATActgataatgttataatagaCATTGGTACTGGGTATTATGCACAAAAA gatATTGAAGGGGCTAAAGACTACTTCAAGAGGAAGGTACAGTTTGTCACAGAACAAATGGAGAAGATTCAGTCAATGGGTGTGGGCAAGTCAAAAGCGAGAGAAGCTATTTGTATGATGATGGAAATGAAAGTTCAGGCACAGTCTCAAGAGAAGAAGGCTTCAACATCATAA
- the LOC116768871 gene encoding protein CREG1, with amino-acid sequence MLKILLYLSLLVFYGNCKYNSFKSGDFKDAAEKLTSQKLYVPDPPDHKKLVAMARYVLHNCNWASIATISTLPAIEGFPFSNVKSIVDGSLANSTGIPYFYMSPLDFTARDLSKDIRSTVLVSLEETRFCEFKKYDPEDPRCTRLMLSGLMKKVKENTPEYTFAKAALFERHPDMANFPPDHNWFVAKMKIAQIAMVDWFGGAKYVPVKDYLAYNYTGMEMLH; translated from the exons ATGTTGAAGATTCTGTTGTATCTAAGCCTCCTTGTATTCTACGGGAACTGTAAATACAACAGCTTTAAAAGTGGAGATTTTAAAGATGCAGCTGAGAAACTAACGTCACAAAAGCTCTATGTTCCGGATCCTCCCGACCATAAAAAGTTGGTGGCAATGGCGAGATATGTTCTCCATAACTGCA ATTGGGCGTCAATAGCCACAATTTCAACTTTACCAGCCATAGAAGGATTTCCATTTTCAAACGTGAAATCTATTGTTGACGGATCTCTAGCGAATTCCACTGGAATCCCATACTTTTATATGTCGCCATTGGATTTCACTGCTCGCGATCTATCG AAAGACATCCGCTCCACGGTGCTAGTTTCTTTAGAGGAGACAAGATTTTGCGAATTTAAGAAATACGACCCTGAAGATCCGAGGTGCACCAGATTGATGTTATCAGGACTAATGAAGAag GTTAAGGAAAACACACCAGAATACACATTCGCAAAGGCTGCATTATTCGAAAGGCACCCGGACATGGCGAACTTTCCGCCTG ATCACAATTGGTTTGTGGCTAAAATGAAGATAGCCCAAATAGCTATGGTCGATTGGTTTGGTGGTGCTAAATATGTTCCTGTTAAAGATTACCTCGCCTACAATTATACTGGGATGGAGATGTTGCATTAA
- the LOC116768869 gene encoding leucine-rich repeat protein soc-2 homolog: MNLDNSSRENSEALDTIGTVSPREKYHGMREKKLSAASLTNAEGARPKVVTVKHPESNKPKPTARKNKPIQADLDVVREFIRCRDEGVKRLDLSKSSITSLPPNVRDLTHLVEFYLYGNKLVALPAEFGCLTNLQTLALNENSLTSLPDSLAHLRSLKVLDLRHNKLSDIPEVVYKLTSLTTLFLRFNRIRVVGDGIANLTNLTMLSLRENKIKELSSGIGKLVNLVTFDVSHNHLEHLPQEIGNCVNLSTLDLQHNELLDIPDTIGNLQTLNRIGLRYNRLNAIPASLSNCKHMDEFNVEGNSISQLPDGLLCSLTELTSLTLSRNSFMSYPSGGPAQFTSVSSINLEHNQIDKIPYGIFSRAKNLTKLIMKENLLTSLPLDIGTWTNMVELNLGTNQLVKLPDDIQSLINLEVLILSNNLLKRIPPSIGNLRKLRVLDLEENKIEILPNEIGFLQELKKLIVQSNQLTSLPRSIGHLINLTYLSVGENNLQYLPEEIGTLENLESLYLNDNPNLCNLPFELALCVSLQIMSIENCPLTSLPPDVVSSGPSLVIQYLKSQGPYRSM, from the coding sequence ATGAATCTTGATAATTCCTCTAGAGAAAATTCGGAAGCTTTAGATACAATTGGTACTGTGAGCCCGAGAGAAAAATACCACGGTATGAGGGAGAAGAAATTGTCAGCTGCATCCTTGACCAATGCAGAAGGAGCGCGGCCCAAAGTAGTGACGGTAAAACATCCAGAATCCAACAAGCCAAAACCAACCGCCCGAAAAAATAAACCCATCCAAGCCGACTTAGACGTCGTTAGAGAATTCATAAGATGCAGAGATGAAGGTGTTAAAAGACTTGATCTCAGTAAATCGTCTATTACTTCTTTACCTCCGAATGTGAGAGATTTGACACATCTTgttgagttttatttgtatggaaaTAAACTAGTAGCTCTACCTGCAGAGTTTGGTTGTTTAACCAATCTACAGACCCTAGCACTTAATGAAAATTCGCTAACAAGTTTGCCTGACTCACTGGCTCATTTAAgatcattaaaagttttagatcTCCGACACAATAAATTAAGTGATATACCTGAAGTTGTCTACAAATTAACATCACtgacaacattatttttacgatTCAATCGAATAAGAGTAGTTGGTGATGGCATTGCTAATCTTACAAATCTAACAATGTTGAGcttaagagaaaataaaataaaggaacTCTCTTCTGGTATCGGAAAACTTGTAAATTTGGTGACTTTTGATGTTTCCCATAATCATTTAGAGCATTTACCACAAGAGATTGGTAATTGTGTTAATTTATCTACATTAGATTTGCAGCACAATGAGTTGTTAGACATTCCAGATACAATTGGCAACTTACAGACACTAAATCGTATTGGGTTGAGATATAATAGACTCAATGCTATACCAGCTTCTTTAAGTAACTGTAAACATATGGATGAATTTAATGTAGAGGGGAACTCAATATCTCAACTTCCAGATGGACTACTGTGTAGTCTGACTGAGCTTACAAGTCTTACATTGTCCCGAAATTCATTTATGAGTTATCCTAGCGGTGGGCCAGCACAATTCACTAGTGTTTCATCCATAAATCTAGAACACAATCAAATAGACAAAATACCCTATGGAATATTTTCGAGGGCAAAAAATTTAACCAAATTgataatgaaagaaaatttgttGACATCTCTTCCTTTGGACATTGGAACATGGACAAACATGGTGGAACTTAATTTGGGTACAAACCAACTGGTAAAACTACCTGACGACATACAAAGCTTAATAAACTTAGAAGTGTTGATTCTATCAAACAATCTTCTTAAGAGGATCCCACCAAGCATTGGCAACTTGAGAAAGCTAAGGGTATTGGATTTGGAAGAAAACAAGATTGAAATCCTTCCCAATGAAATAGGATTTCTACAGGAATTGAAAAAACTGATTGTTCAATCTAATCAATTGACTTCATTGCCGCGCTCAATTGGACATCTGATAAATCTCACATATCTTAGTGTTGgtgaaaataatttgcaatatTTACCTGAGGAGATAGGCACCCTTGAGAATTTAGAATCACTGTACCTCAATGATAATCCTAATTTATGCAATCTGCCATTTGAGCTAGCTCTATGTGTTAGCTTGCAAATTATGAGTATTGAGAATTGTCCTTTGACCTCTCTACCACCAGATGTAGTATCTTCAGGGCCATCTTTGGTCATCCAATATCTCAAATCACAAGGGCCTTATAGATCCATGTGA
- the LOC116768960 gene encoding golgin-45: MDTLISFNAKFMNKIRTAGDGMESVDFTKENRPISDPKSTTGLTCQESLPGRRLVQIYPSKVVTPERRSSHIYSKTPKFVPYEPYPGAVKPITPNFNSKGSKKSRNHMDINKLINQMSQMNTTINEYRPRSKLLSCSDKSETDCDKVNVDNEKQKKIDELTKENESLKEQLKQQAQVNKELKTMLVASMGEDLEFQVHSLNEDKKHLANALLNSAQHLSTHQEQTEWLAGQCEVWRSKFLASSLMIEELAMCKKVLTEKTVNLQQSITQLLDERCRIRDMLICTYKNLYGLHENWLENIAISEYMGNKNRPIGNLNFTTTMPHSANVLDLASTNLKLSENISSSIEKPDVSHLDKLSTVTEAEKYAEQVMAAPFEIRKVNEGPVHALVNHAYNSSGNITVASCVHCNGKVQLL, translated from the exons ATGGATACTTTGATATCTTTTAATGCCA aatttatgaataaaataagaactGCTGGTGATGGAATGGAATCCGTGGACTTTACGAAAGAAAATCGTCCAATATCCGACCCAAAATCTACTACTGGATTAACCTGCCAAGAGTCTTTGCCTGGTCGAAGGCTTGTCCAAATATATCCAAGCAAAGTTGTAACACCCGAAAGAAGAAGCTCACATATATATTCCAAGACTCCTAAGTTTGTTCCTTATGAACCATACCCGGGGGCTGTTAAACCTATCACACCAAATTTTAACTCTAAAGGAAGCAAAAAGTCACGAAATCATatggatattaataaattaattaatcaaatgTCTCAAATGAATACCACCATAAATGAATATAGACCAAGGAGTAAACTATTATCTTGCAGTGATAAATCTGAAACAGATTGTGATAAGGTAAATGTTGATAATGAAAAGCAAAAGAAAATTGATGAGCTAACCAAAGAAAATGAAAGTTTGAAGGAACAACTCAAACAACAAGCGCAG GTAAAtaaggaattaaaaacaatgttggTGGCATCAATGGGTGAGGATTTGGAGTTTCAAGTACACTCACTTAATGAGGATAAGAAACACTTGGCGAACGCTTTGCTGAACTCAGCTCAACATTTGTCTACCCATCAG gaacAGACCGAATGGTTGGCTGGGCAATGCGAAGTGTGGAGAAGTAAATTCTTAGCGAGCag tttaatGATTGAGGAACTTGCTATGTGTAAGAAAGTTCTGACTGAAAAAACAGTTAATTTACAACAGTCAATTACCCAGTTGCTTGATGAAAGATGCAGGATAAGGGACATGTTGATATGCACATATAAGAACTTGTATGGGTTACACGAGAATTGGCTAGAAAATATAGCTATATCTGAATATATGGGAAATAAAAATCGTCCAATCGGTAATCTAAATTTTACCACGACCATGCCACATTCAGCCAATGTCCTTGATTTGGCGTCAACAAACTTGAAATTGTCCGAGAATATTAGTAGCTCTATTGAAAAGCCAGACGTAAGTCATTTGGATAAATTATCGACTGTCACTGAAGCGGAAAAATATGCTGAGCAA GTAATGGCTGCACCatttgaaataagaaaagtGAATGAAGGACCCGTACATGCTTTAGTCAATCATGCTTATAACAGTAGTGGAAATATAACAGTAGCTTCCTGTGTACATTGCAACGGAAAAGTAcagctattataa
- the LOC116769104 gene encoding ras-related C3 botulinum toxin substrate 1 produces MSSGRPIKCVVVGDGTVGKTCMLISYTTDSFPGEYVPTVFDNYSAPMVVDGVAVSLGLWDTAGQEDYDRLRPLSYPQTDVFLICFSVTSPSSYENVTSKWYPEIKHHCPDAPIILVGTKIDLRDDRETLSLLSEQGMSPLKREQGQKLANKIRAVKYMECSALTQRGLKQVFDEAVRAVLRPEPQKRHQRKCLIM; encoded by the exons ATGTCGTCAGGAAGACCGATTAAATGTGTTGTAGTGGGCGATGGCACAGTTGGGAAAACATGCATGTTGATATCTTACACTACTGATAGTTTTCCTGGCGAATATGTGCCTACAGT atttgatAATTATTCAGCACCAATGGTTGTGGACGGAGTGGCTGTGTCACTAGGACTATGGGATACAGCTGGCCAAGAAGATTATGATAGACTAAGACCTTTAAGTTACCCACAAACTGATGTCTTCCTTATATGTTTTAGTGTCACCAG CCCTTCATCTTATGAAAACGTAACTTCAAAGTGGTATCcagaaataaaacatcattGTCCTGATGCACCTATTATCCTGGTTG gtACAAAAATTGATTTAAGAGATGATCGTGAGACACTTAGTCTTTTGTCAGAACAAGGAATGTCTCCATTGAAGAGGGAACAAGGACAAAAATTGGCAAATAAGATAAGAGCTGTAAAGTATATGGAGTGTTCGGCTTTGACACAGCGCGGCCTTAAGCAG GTATTTGATGAAGCCGTGCGTGCAGTGTTACGGCCAGAGCCTCAGAAGAGACACCAAAGGAAGtgtttaattatgtaa
- the LOC116768961 gene encoding glutaredoxin 3, translating into MTLATIDTVESFTNFVSSSTLTVVHFCAEWADQCGPVTEVLKELLKLPEIQNSCTKFAVCDAENLSEISLKYKVDSVPTVILFKNGQPLDRIDGADASQISSKVKALSGGNVNAPKQSLEERLKALINRHNIMVFMKGTRDQPRCGFSRTLIQILNGTGSPYDTFDILTDEEVRQGLKTYSDWPTYPQVYVKGELIGGLDIIKEMLANGELESTLNA; encoded by the exons ATGACGCTCGCAACTATTGATACTGTAGaaagttttacaaattttgtaaG TTCATCTACATTAACAGTAGTACATTTCTGTGCGGAATGGGCTGATCAATGTGGCCCTGTTACAGAAGTCCTTAaagaattgttaaaattacctGAAATCCAAAATAGTTGTACTAAATTTGCTGTGTGTGATGCTGAAAATTTGTCTGAAATCTCATTGAAATATAAG GTTGATTCGGTGCCAacggttatattatttaaaaatggtcAGCCTTTAGACAGAATTGATGGGGCAGATGCTTCCCAAATTTCTTCTAAAGTAAAAGCACTTAGTGGGGGAAATGTAAATGCTCCAAAACAATCATTAGAAGAAAGACTCAAAGCACTTATTAATAGACACAATATAATGGTTTTCATGAAGGGAACAAGAGACCAACCAAGGTGTGGTTTTAGTAGGACACTCATACAAATTCTAAATGGAACTGG CTCACCATATGATACTTTTGACATCTTGACAGATGAAGAAGTTCGTCAAGGACTGAAGACTTATTCCGATTGGCCAACATACCCCCAAGTCTACGTGAAAGGGGAACTGATTGGTGgattagatataattaaagaaatgttaGCTAATGGGGAATTGGAATCTACACTGAATGCTTAA
- the LOC116768870 gene encoding cleavage stimulation factor subunit 2 isoform X1, which translates to MDKSKEKEEQSIMDKSMRSVFVGNIPYEATEEKLKDIFSEVGPVLSFKLVFDRETGKPKGYGFCEYKDQETALSAMRNLNGYEIGGRSLRVDNACTEKSRMEMQALMQGPQVENPYGDPVDPEKAPEAISKAVATLPPEQMFELMKQMKLCIQNNPTEARNMLLQNPQLAYALLQAQVIMRIVDPITAVSMLHPSNAVPPVLQPGDKPPVSNVYMPNPPPPVQQPPLLANPPPTQNQYVPRPPQQMDTDLRNSRPPLLDQDMRSLHHTAPPPVHPPVQDKPPLDVNDNSFPRDPRLASMPFNSDPRVRSDPRTQTKMPPQMPPGMPSMAQARTIQGIPSGASDQEKAALIMQVLQLSDEQIALLPPEQRASILMLKEQIAKSTQQR; encoded by the exons ATGGATAAAAGCAAGGAAAAAGAAGAACAGAGTATCATGGATAAATCCATGAGATCTGTTTTTG TGGGAAATATACCTTACGAAGCAAcggaagaaaaattaaaagatatatttagtgAAGTTGGCCCTGTGTTATCCTTTAAACTAGTTTTCGATAGAGAAACTGGTAAACCCAAAGGTTATGGTTTTTGTGAATATAAAGATCAGGAAACTGCTCTCAGTGCTATGAGAAATCTAAACGGATATGAAATTGGTGGTAGATCACTTAGGGTTGACAATGCTTGTACTGAAAAATCGAGAATGGAAATGCAGGCATTAATGCAAGGGCCTCAG GTTGAAAACCCATATGGAGATCCTGTAGATCCAGAGAAAGCTCCCGAGGCTATTAGTAAAGCTGTTGCTACTTTACCACCTGAACAAATGTTTGAACTTATGAAGCAAATGAAATTATGTATTCAG AACAATCCAACAGAAGCTAGGAACATGTTGCTGCAAAATCCTCAACTTGCGTATGCTTTGTTACAAGCACAAGTGATAATGAGGATCGTGGACCCCATCACAGCTGTT agtATGTTGCATCCCAGTAATGCCGTTCCTCCAGTGCTACAACCTGGTGATAAGCCACCTGTCTCCAATGTTTATATGCCGAATCCACCACCTCCTG tTCAACAACCACCCCTGTTGGCTAATCCACCTCCGACTCAGAATCAATATGTCC CTCGTCCACCACAACAAATGGATACTGATCTACGTAACTCTCGACCGCCTCTATTAGACCAAGACATGCGCAGTCTGCATCACACTGCGCCGCCGCCCGTACATCCGCCCGTTCAGGATAA acCACCTCTGGATGTTAATGATAA ttCGTTTCCCCGAGATCCTCGTCTCGCTAGTATGCCGTTCAACTCAGACCCTCGCGTGCGATCGGACCCACGCACGCAAACTAAGATGCCAC CCCAAATGCCCCCTGGCATGCCGAGTATGGCACAAGCGAGGACCATACAGGGTATTCCTTCAGGTGCATCTGACCAAGAGAAG gcTGCCTTAATTATGCAAGTGTTACAGTTATCTGATGAACAAATAGCACTGTTGCCTCCAGAACAACGTGCTAGTATTCTTATGCTTAAAGAACAAATAGCAAAAAGCACACAACAACGTTAA
- the LOC116769060 gene encoding testin: protein MSESCVETPEAPAWLSKLESQREKLSKARLGHDSGAGASCNSCGSGCPGLDLHFWRKVCRACHCSKDVHDVQDDDLSGWAQFELLGTAKPKKGTLPLIKIRGVTDKPVKLDWVPPNASTELVSEYMSCLGELAPVSGSEAAKKRRAQLRTQLPPHDVATAARTHASEQEKTEHTEYIMRIKENVVGMGNVVRVAPLQNGEVVSIENAKTHTTTKSYALPLKISNISRGVKYNIVPKNASDKKLVLDTQGNIVSSAANLPDYKSSPVLSKVVKDRLNAMHIESDRIKSAVEHGPVYDKLFKNLNDLNMQVANDVYLQPIKLFRDEYNRNPQFKDEVNEFASKSLGAQIIPDVWSANNNNLMGTAKLFDSRIQKGTIFAPNGEIWSWKHEPTSPEHSGTICSTIINPQYSTSMKPINQVEPQQTAPLREYLRTHSEEDYPPPLPNYSTYPGALPVTPQDNKLNNSSPNQFDTVANPVQIGNYAEQIDPILTQFADMSLNPAEVEFNRKLYNEGVPCQRCEKPMFAGEVAVKAERAGQEAIWHPQCFTCCKCGELLADLVYFYYKGEIYCARDLANVLEIPRCAGCDELIFTRPYTAAEGRAFHVEHFCCYHCDAPLGGKKYVPDDKTGLPICLMCYDQYYAERCKACGGIIGPEQQGVSWSKTHWHAECFICSGRMCGKSLLSGRFVVKQDMPFCSVPCVQSRIK, encoded by the exons ATGAGTGAATCATGTGTGGAGACTCCTGAAGCACCGGCTTGGCTGTCTAAATTGGAAAGTCAAAGGGAAAAACTGAGTAAGGCTCGTCTTGGTCATGACAGCGGCGCCGGTGCATCCTGCAATTCGTGTG gatcGGGATGCCCGGGTCTTGATTTGCATTTCTGGCGTAAGGTCTGTCGAGCGTGCCACTGTAGTAAAGACGTACATGACGTACAAGATGATGATCTATCAGGATGGGCACAGTTTGAACTACTGGGAACAGCTAAACCAAAAAAAGGAACAT TGCCACTTATTAAAATTCGAGGGGTGACAGACAAACCAGTAAAACTTGACTGGGTGCCTCCAAATGCTTCTACGGAattg GTATCAGAATATATGTCATGTTTGGGTGAGTTGGCTCCAGTGTCAGGCTCTGAAGCCGCTAAAAAGCGTCGAGCTCAGCTTAGAACACAATTGCCGCCGCATGATGTTGCTACAGCTGCAAGAACACATGCCTCTGAGCAGGAAAAGACAGAGCATACT GAATACATCATGCGTATCAAAGAAAATGTGGTTGGTATGGGTAATGTTGTCAGAGTGGCGCCATTACAAAATGGGGAGGTTGTGTCTATAGAGAACGCAAAAACTCATACAACTACTAAGTCATATGCAttaccattaaaaatatcaaacatatCAAGGGgtgtcaaatataatatagtaccTAAAAACGCATCAGATAAAAAGCTTGTGTTGGACACGCAAGGTAATATAGTAAGCAGTGCTGCAAATTTACCAGATTATAAATCAAGTCCAGTATTGAGCAAAGTTGTAAAAGACAGACTTAATGCTATGCACATTGAATCAGACAGAATCAAAAGTGCTGTAGAACATGGACCAGTTTATGataaactgtttaaaaatttaaatgatttgaatATGCAAGTTGCTAATGATGTATATCTTCAACCTATAAAACTCTTTAGAGATGAATATAATAGAAACCCACAATTTAAAGATGAAGTCAATGAGTTTGCCAGTAAATCTCTAGGAGCACAAATAATACCCGATGTATGGTctgcaaataataataatctaatggGCACAGCTAAATTGTTTGATAGCAGAATTCAGAAAGGCACTATTTTTGCACCGAATGGAGAAATATGGAGTTGGAAACATGAACCAACAAGCCCAGAACATAGTGGTACTATTTgttcaacaataataaatccTCAATATTCTACCAGTATGAAACCAATTAATCAGGTGGAACCACAACAGACAGCACCTTTAAGAGAATATTTAAGGACTCATTCAGAGGAAGACTATCCTCCACCATTACCCAATTATAGTACATATCCCGGAGCTCTGCCGGTAACTCCTCAGGATAATAAGTTGAATAACTCATCTCCAAATCAATTTGACACTGTAGCAAACCCTGTCCAGATTGGTAATTATGCAGAGCAGATTGACCCAATTCTGACGCAGTTTGCTGATATGTCACTGAATCCAGCTGAAGTAGAGTTTAACAGAAAGTTATACAATGAAGGAGTACCATGTCAAAGATGTGAAAAACCAATGTTTGCTGGCGAAGTTGCTGTGAAAGCTGAAAGGGCAGGCCAGGAGGCAATATGGCATCCACAATGTTTCACATGCTGTAAATGTGGTGAACTTCTCGCTGATCTCGTGTATTTCTACTACAAGGGAGAAATTTACTGTGCCAGAGATTTGGCAAATGTATTGGAGATTCCGCGTTGTGCTGGTTGTGATGAGTTAATATTCACACGTCCATATACTGCAGCTGAGGGCAGAGCATTCCATGTTGAGCATTTTTGTTGCTATCATTGTGACGCACCGCTTGGTGGAAAGAAATATGTGCCAGATGATAAAACAGGTCTGCCAATTTGTCTAATGTGTTATGACCAGTATTATGCAGAGCGTTGCAAAGCCTGCGGTGGTATTATAGGACCTGAACAGCAAGGAGTTTCTTGGAGCAAGACACATTGGCATGCAGAATGCTTCATTTGTTCGGGTCGAATGTGTGGTAAAAGCTTACTAAGTGGCAGATTTGTTGTTAAGCAAGATATGCCCTTTTGCAGTGTGCCTTGTGTACAAAGTAGAATCaagtga
- the LOC116768870 gene encoding cleavage stimulation factor subunit 2 isoform X2 — MDKSKEKEEQSIMDKSMRSVFVGNIPYEATEEKLKDIFSEVGPVLSFKLVFDRETGKPKGYGFCEYKDQETALSAMRNLNGYEIGGRSLRVDNACTEKSRMEMQALMQGPQVENPYGDPVDPEKAPEAISKAVATLPPEQMFELMKQMKLCIQNNPTEARNMLLQNPQLAYALLQAQVIMRIVDPITAVSMLHPSNAVPPVLQPGDKPPVSNVYMPNPPPPVQQPPLLANPPPTQNQYVPRPPQQMDTDLRNSRPPLLDQDMRSLHHTAPPPVHPPVQDNSFPRDPRLASMPFNSDPRVRSDPRTQTKMPPQMPPGMPSMAQARTIQGIPSGASDQEKAALIMQVLQLSDEQIALLPPEQRASILMLKEQIAKSTQQR; from the exons ATGGATAAAAGCAAGGAAAAAGAAGAACAGAGTATCATGGATAAATCCATGAGATCTGTTTTTG TGGGAAATATACCTTACGAAGCAAcggaagaaaaattaaaagatatatttagtgAAGTTGGCCCTGTGTTATCCTTTAAACTAGTTTTCGATAGAGAAACTGGTAAACCCAAAGGTTATGGTTTTTGTGAATATAAAGATCAGGAAACTGCTCTCAGTGCTATGAGAAATCTAAACGGATATGAAATTGGTGGTAGATCACTTAGGGTTGACAATGCTTGTACTGAAAAATCGAGAATGGAAATGCAGGCATTAATGCAAGGGCCTCAG GTTGAAAACCCATATGGAGATCCTGTAGATCCAGAGAAAGCTCCCGAGGCTATTAGTAAAGCTGTTGCTACTTTACCACCTGAACAAATGTTTGAACTTATGAAGCAAATGAAATTATGTATTCAG AACAATCCAACAGAAGCTAGGAACATGTTGCTGCAAAATCCTCAACTTGCGTATGCTTTGTTACAAGCACAAGTGATAATGAGGATCGTGGACCCCATCACAGCTGTT agtATGTTGCATCCCAGTAATGCCGTTCCTCCAGTGCTACAACCTGGTGATAAGCCACCTGTCTCCAATGTTTATATGCCGAATCCACCACCTCCTG tTCAACAACCACCCCTGTTGGCTAATCCACCTCCGACTCAGAATCAATATGTCC CTCGTCCACCACAACAAATGGATACTGATCTACGTAACTCTCGACCGCCTCTATTAGACCAAGACATGCGCAGTCTGCATCACACTGCGCCGCCGCCCGTACATCCGCCCGTTCAGGATAA ttCGTTTCCCCGAGATCCTCGTCTCGCTAGTATGCCGTTCAACTCAGACCCTCGCGTGCGATCGGACCCACGCACGCAAACTAAGATGCCAC CCCAAATGCCCCCTGGCATGCCGAGTATGGCACAAGCGAGGACCATACAGGGTATTCCTTCAGGTGCATCTGACCAAGAGAAG gcTGCCTTAATTATGCAAGTGTTACAGTTATCTGATGAACAAATAGCACTGTTGCCTCCAGAACAACGTGCTAGTATTCTTATGCTTAAAGAACAAATAGCAAAAAGCACACAACAACGTTAA